The genomic region ATTCAAATGTTAGGGTATATTTTCGGAATATCCAGCTATAGCTTACCAATGGCAACGTTACTGTCCTATTGGGATTTAGTGTTTAATTTGGAACAGACTGTGACAATGCTTCTTAATGAAAAAAGCATATAGGCTACAATGGACATTTCATTTTTACTAAGAGTTTTTAAATGGCTCGACCAATTGGCTTGTTGTTAAGGTCATCATTTTAGTCCGATGTGGAAAAGCAGGCTAACAGACGGTAAGTGTGAATGCCAAACACGAATTCAGCTTTCATCGTAGTATATTTGTAGAGATTTATTGACAGCTTCGAGGCCTCGGAAAAATAGTCTAGAATTGACTCATAGGCCAAGTAGTCAATCTTAAAATCACAATATTTACCTTTAAAAGCCAAAAGAAGCTCACACATCCCATGTCGCTGATTATTTTATAATTGCAATAATTAGGCTGTATGGATTTTTTCTCCGCGGCGCTGACATTAATAAAGAATGTGCAGCAATAGCTAAGAGGACCATTGAAATTTTGGAGGGTAAACACTCCGCCATAGACGCTtggtccctcctctcctgggctCTGATTGGATACAAGCAGCCCTGACGACATATATGAAGCCTGACCGTTCTAAGATGATGCTCGGTTATGGATTTAACACGAACGGTTTCTCCCTGTGGGTGGAAGTGAAAGGTCCGGAGTTGTCTCGCTCGCCAACGACTGTTGTTCTCTAATTCTCGTTCTATCCGACATCCAACTGTTACTGCGTTCCAAACGGGTGCGACTTTATAAACAGGTCTGGGAAGGATTCGGTCCCCGGTGCTCTACTTGAGCAGTGTGTGTAATGGAGTTGGCTCGGTGTCTTGGTGGACTTGCACCATACTTCATATGAATGTGTAAGTAGCTGATACGTTGCTATatttaaaactcaaactaaGACTTGTTTTAAGAATATACCCATCCATATAAAAACACCAGATGCAGTGAAGAAGGACTTTATGGGTCACGCATAAAGGGCAGTGCTTCACGAATCACGACAGCGCCctttaactttttttatggGGATAATTTAGCCTGAAAATATCTGGGGAGCCTGATTGTAAAcctagaaagacagagaggagagaacactcAGCACGTCCGTGGTTGTCTGCAGAACCGGGAACTTTTCGGTCTGAGTCGCCATGAGTTTGGTCGGTGGCTTCCCACACCATCCGGTCATGCATCACGACGGTTATTCCTTCGCTGCAGCGGCGAGCCGCTGTCACGAGGAGAGCCCGTACTTCCACGGCTGGTTGATTAGCCATCCAGAGATGTCCCCGTCGGACTACGGAATGGCCCCGTCCTACAGTCCCGAGTACGCTACCGGGGGACCCGTCCTGGACCACGCTCACTACGGGGGAGTCCCCGGGGCTGGCGCCGTCGGGATGGGACCCCGCCCCGTCAAAAGGAGACCCACTGCAAACCGCAAGGAGCGACGCAGGACACAGAGCATCAACAGCGCGTTCGCGGAGCTCAGGGAATGCATCCCTAACGTACCTGCGGACACCAAGCTGTCCAAGATCAAGACGCTGCGCCTGGCCACCAGCTACATTGCCTACCTCATGGATATCCTCGACAAGGACGAGCAGGGTGGCGAGGCTGAGGCCTTCAAGGCCGACTTCAAGAAGGCTGATgccaaggaggagaggaggaagaaagacgTGGTGAGTAGACGGAATTGTTGGTTTCTGTTATAATGTAGCCGGGTGTTAAGTATAGGCCCTTGGCTAATTAAGACGAGGGAGATAGAAGCACACACGTTGTACTTAGTAGCTGACATTAGCTAAATTGTAGGGAATTTAAAAAGCCATTGAAAATATGTCTGCAAGGCTAACATGCAGACCCTACATGAGCTTCAGGCAGACGCAATGGAGGGGCCTACTATTAAGCTGTAGTGGCTATTTCAAATGAGATACATCCTTTGAAAGAAGATAAgggtagcctataggctacaaCAGATAGGCTATCATTGTGTTTATTATTAgttaatgactaaatgactaaatgttaattctCATAGTGGTTGCCATTATTAAAATATTGTTAGCACTGTTCTATCTATCAGGCCTATAAGGCTATTAGTTATTTAGATGTTCTAGTGTCCTGCAATTGTTTTGAGAAATGCTTTAAATGGACCAAGGATTGCTGAGAGCGTGATAATAGCCTATATAATTACTGGTATTATCTAGCCTGGGTTCTAGACTGCCAGAGCCTGCTCCGCTCTATAAAATAGAGAAAACACAGCCTGAAAGTCAAAGTGAATTATAGCCTACCTACTTCTAATAGATTACAGTATTAGTGTTGATGAACAATGTAGGCTATTCGTGCTATAGGCCTACAGCTTAGCTTCGGTAAACTTTAGAACTTCGCAGACGGTTACGAAAAAACGAAAGGAAATTGTAATTAACTTGATAAATATTAAGCCATCGTTGTCAAGCCTGTACCAAACTATAGACTATAGTCTTCAAACATTAAGATGAATTCATTTCTGTCGAGGTCCGCCTACTGCCTTTCTACACTGTAAATATTTACAATGGTGAGCTCAAGAAATATTTCTACCAGTGGATAATATCTAGGCTACATGCTAACAATGGGCTGCATAAAGGACACTTCGCTTACACAGCCAATTATGTCGCTATTAGGGTTGTTGAATTTTAAGCCATCGTAGTTCCTAAATGAGGCCTGTAACTATGCTTAGCCTATAAGCCATATAAAAATATGGGCCTAACTTGCTGGTGTAGACCGTATAGAGGTGTTAAAGGCAGTCTATAGTAGACCTACATTTCtcaaatgaaaatgtatattaataattataataattataaaaCACTCATCTGCTCTATTTCCTCCAGAGTGAAGTATTGAAAAGTTCGGCGAGCAGCAACGACAAGAAAACCAAAGGACGGACAGGCTGGCCGCAGCATGTTTGGGCCTTGGAACTGAAACAGTGAAACGGCGCTTCCGCCTTAAACACAGACTCTGACAGACTGCTAACTCAGTGTTCTCCTGCTTTATTTAATGGAATATTTATGTGCAATTTCCCGCTGTGGAGAGTGGATTTTTGAAGAAAAAACATTCCATTGTAAAGAGGAGGGAATCCCCTTGGTAAGGGACTcgtgttgttattgttgttgttgctgtcttATTGTATAGGCTATCATGGTCAGTTGTTGTCCTAGAGTGAACCAGAGACATGACGGCCACAGTGGTGTATGTGAAGTGTAGGCTTTCTAGTCTTTCTaaccccccttcccttctctcattctctctcatggGTGAGGCAATGCTATATCAATGGAGTTTATCTGATGTCATGGTGTTTTATTTGAGCAACAGTCTTGAAGAGTCCTGATGTCCTGGTTGTGGTAGACAGTATTTTGGTGGAGTGCAGACTGTTCTAGAGTCCACTCGATGCACTTCCGTCCGGAGACGTGGAATTAAAATAATATCTGAGATGTAAACAATGTAATTAATTCAATAAACCACTGTGTTTTTAAAAAATCACTTAAAAAATCACTTTCTTGTTGCATACACTGAATTTATTTTTGCAAACTGCAACGTTACCATAGTAATATTTGAATAGCATAATATATGTATGGACCTGTGTctggtgtgctgtgtgggtCTGCATGCGCCAGTCTTGTCAAAACACTCACGCGATCCCATCAAGCACAGCTTCTAGAGCTGAAACATTCCCACGCGCGCGGCCTC from Osmerus mordax isolate fOsmMor3 chromosome 14, fOsmMor3.pri, whole genome shotgun sequence harbors:
- the hand2 gene encoding heart- and neural crest derivatives-expressed protein 2: MSLVGGFPHHPVMHHDGYSFAAAASRCHEESPYFHGWLISHPEMSPSDYGMAPSYSPEYATGGPVLDHAHYGGVPGAGAVGMGPRPVKRRPTANRKERRRTQSINSAFAELRECIPNVPADTKLSKIKTLRLATSYIAYLMDILDKDEQGGEAEAFKADFKKADAKEERRKKDVSEVLKSSASSNDKKTKGRTGWPQHVWALELKQ